From the Musa acuminata AAA Group cultivar baxijiao chromosome BXJ3-1, Cavendish_Baxijiao_AAA, whole genome shotgun sequence genome, the window atatatatgtaaaagggGCAACGTCGTGTTATTTCTTCTCCCTGTGTGGGAAGAAGAAAACCTCAAAGCCTCAGGCGATGTCGccaaggtttcttctccccatgtcgaggcttcttctccccgtgtGAATTAGGAGAAGTTGCCGATGACGTCGAGGTCTCCCCGCGAAGCCTCGATGATGTcgccgaggtttcttctccccatgtcgAGGCTTCTTCTCCATGCGTAGATtaggagaagtcgccgacgacaCCGAGGCCTTGTCGCCTCTGATGagaaggaggcgacatctcatttgCGGCATCCGGCAAGGGAGGGCAAcgacggatcgggatcgtcgaaggagagcggcgtcggatctctaggttctcccttttcttctccctcttctttctccctcggctaattccGCCCGATAGAGGGTGGCGACGGTCGAAATCAACCGTCACCGACCGATTTCGGGTGGTAACGAGGCAGAAACAGTCCCAATCGACGATACtgccccggtagcgggcggtatcattcgaaattaagaaCCTTGGTTGTACCATGACAAAAGAGTCAAGGCTTTATTACCTAAGCCTTCTATGCCTAAAACGCAATTCACAAACTATGCTGAGTTATCATTGTTGCTTTCAGATTTTATGCCATACTTCTAAAATATCTGTTCCAGGGATCTGCTACTCATTTCTGTTGATGCAGGGGAATACCATTGTCCAGTTTTGAACAAAGTTTTTACAGAATTTACACATATAGTTGCTGTAAAAACTACAGGAAATGTTTTCTGTTATGAGGTGTGTCATTTTATGTATCCTATCTGTCAATTTTTCTTGTATGAATTTGGATTACAGAGCTGAATTTCTCTTCTTGGCTGTCCAAGTAGGCAATAAAAGAACTGAACCTCAAAACAAAAAATTGGAAAGAGTTGATCACAGATGAGCCTTTCACTAAGGATGATTTGATAACAATCCAGGTACCCCATTGAaaggaagctttttttttttccattcttgGTACCAATGTAACAGCAGATCAACTGATACTGTTTTGTTGTGTCATTTTAGAATCCTAATACACTTGACAGCAAGGTTCTTTCAGGTTTTGATCATGTTAAGAATAGTCTGAAAGTTGATGATGAAGGTAAGAATCTTAGTTGTTGTTATTCCCATGAAATGGGTCTCCCATACCATTGTCAAATAGAGGAGTTAAGTTTGTCTTACTTGGTTTTGTAGATTTAAGGAGAATGAAAGAAGATCCAACCTATAATATCAATCTATCTGGTGATGTTAAACAAATGCTGCGAGAGCTTGGGACGGAAAACGGGAAGATAGCTGCACTGCATGGCGGAGGTGGCGAAAAAGCAAGAAAAGAAAGAGCAGCTGCACTTGCTGCTATTTTAGATTCAAGATCACGTATCAAAGAGGACTCAAATTCGGGTGCGAATGGAGATTCCAATTCCATTCAGGCTTTCAGTATTGTAGATGCTGCATCTGCTTCAGTTCATGGAAGAAGTGCAGCTGCAGCAAAAGCAGCTTCTACTGATAAGACAGCTGCTCGGATTGCTTTGCACATGGCGGGTGAACGAAAACCTGTTAACGCAAAACTTGTATGCCCATTTCCATTTTCCCATGTTCTATGCAATAATTTGGCCATATATCCTACGTAATCTTGTGACCTGCTTTCTCTTGTTTTGATGCTGCTGTCACATTATATATATTGTCATCTCATGAGTTGTTGGATATTTCAGGTCAAAAGCCGTTTTACTACTGGTGCTGCTTCACGTTCATTCACATCTACTGCTTATGACCCAGTTACTAGAAATGAATTTGAATATGTTAAAGTTGAAAAGAACCCAAAGAAAAAAGGATACCTTCAGTTGCATACGACCCATGGAGACTTAAATTTAGAGTTACATTGTGATATAACTCCCAGGTCATGTGAAAACTTTATCACGCTTTGTGAAAATGGTTATTACAATGGTGTTCCTTTCCATCGCAACATTAGGTACATACACTGATGAGTATATTtccatttcttttttttgttgccaAAAATGGATTAAGAAGACTTATAAATATGTCATGTAGGAATTTCATGATTCAAGGTGGTGATCCCACAGGCACTGGAAAGGGAGGACAGTCTATATGGGGTAAACCTTTCAACGATGAGCTAAATTCAAAATTACTACACTCAGGAAGGGGTGTTGTCAGCATGGCCAACAGTGGTCCCCATACAAATGGTTCTCAGTTCTTCATTCTTTACAAGTCAGCCAACCATCTGAACTTTAAGCACACAGTGTTTGGTTCTGTTGTTGGAGGATTGAGTACCCTTGCAGCAATGGAGAAGGTtcctgttgatgatgatgatcggCCTCTGGTGagtaattttctttttctatctttgTGCTGGTGGTTTATCAGATTAACATTAACCATCATGTCAATGTCAGTTGGATATAGTTTTTTCAACGAAATATTTAATCATCAGTTCTCTGAAGTCAGAAATATTAAACAGAATATAGACATTTCGTAGTTTCTTATGTATTTAAAGATCTATACAAGGATATGATGTCTATCATAGATTTTGTTGTTTTGCTGCCAAGAAACT encodes:
- the LOC135629605 gene encoding peptidyl-prolyl cis-trans isomerase CYP65-like, which codes for MGKKQHSKDRMFITKTEWATEWGGAKPKDNSTPFKRLPFYCCSLTFTPFEDPVCTADGSVFDIMNIVSYITKYGKHPVTGAPLKEEDLVPLTFHKNSDGEYHCPVLNKVFTEFTHIVAVKTTGNVFCYEAIKELNLKTKNWKELITDEPFTKDDLITIQNPNTLDSKVLSGFDHVKNSLKVDDEDLRRMKEDPTYNINLSGDVKQMLRELGTENGKIAALHGGGGEKARKERAAALAAILDSRSRIKEDSNSGANGDSNSIQAFSIVDAASASVHGRSAAAAKAASTDKTAARIALHMAGERKPVNAKLVKSRFTTGAASRSFTSTAYDPVTRNEFEYVKVEKNPKKKGYLQLHTTHGDLNLELHCDITPRSCENFITLCENGYYNGVPFHRNIRNFMIQGGDPTGTGKGGQSIWGKPFNDELNSKLLHSGRGVVSMANSGPHTNGSQFFILYKSANHLNFKHTVFGSVVGGLSTLAAMEKVPVDDDDRPLEEIKITSVTIFVNPYSEPDEEEEKQQEEKKAADDDHDKVGSWYSNPGTGVTGSAGASGGIGKYLKARTSAATDSAGRKGAESNDFTKKRKVDVSSVEFKNFSNW